Proteins encoded by one window of Thiovulum sp. ES:
- a CDS encoding putative protein, MTH1187 family (PFAM: Domain of unknown function DUF77~TIGRFAM: uncharacterized protein, MTH1187 family) produces the protein MNSFLLEFAMFPTDVGESKGDYVSQVVKVVKESGFPYKLTPMATIVETENIRDALDLVEKCYNKLEEMSVNRVYSVLKFDIRKGKSNRLESKIESVEKRIGEVSK, from the coding sequence ATGAACAGTTTTTTACTAGAATTTGCGATGTTTCCGACTGATGTTGGTGAGAGCAAAGGCGACTATGTTAGCCAAGTTGTGAAAGTTGTAAAAGAGAGCGGTTTTCCTTACAAATTGACCCCAATGGCAACAATTGTTGAGACTGAAAACATTCGAGATGCTCTTGATTTGGTTGAAAAATGCTACAACAAATTAGAGGAGATGAGTGTAAATAGGGTCTATTCAGTTCTTAAGTTTGATATTCGGAAAGGAAAATCAAATAGATTAGAATCAAAAATCGAATCAGTTGAAAAAAGAATTGGAGAGGTTTCAAAATGA
- a CDS encoding acetyltransferase (isoleucine patch superfamily) (PFAM: Bacterial transferase hexapeptide (three repeats)) — protein sequence MKKLLFQIYIAFLRSIPTQIGIKLRYYGYKNLFKSTSGIFKIEENVTISGFENIELGKNITFMKNSYVYAHDKGFLKIGNNFSMNTNSQLGATFGKIEIGNDCAIAPNCVLRASNHTFEKIDVPIMKQGHSYGEIILEDDVWISSNSVITANTKIGKSSVIGAGSVVTKDIEPFSVVGGVPAKLIKKRK from the coding sequence ATGAAAAAACTCCTATTTCAAATTTATATCGCTTTTTTAAGATCAATACCTACACAAATTGGAATAAAGCTTAGATATTATGGATACAAAAATCTTTTTAAATCAACTAGTGGAATATTTAAAATAGAAGAAAATGTAACAATTTCTGGTTTTGAAAATATAGAACTTGGAAAGAATATTACATTTATGAAGAATTCATATGTTTATGCTCATGATAAAGGATTCTTAAAAATTGGAAATAATTTCTCAATGAATACAAATTCTCAACTTGGTGCAACTTTTGGAAAAATAGAAATTGGAAATGATTGTGCAATTGCACCAAACTGTGTTTTAAGAGCTTCTAATCATACTTTTGAAAAGATAGATGTTCCAATTATGAAACAAGGACACTCTTATGGTGAAATTATCCTTGAAGATGATGTTTGGATCTCTTCAAATTCTGTAATAACTGCGAATACAAAAATAGGAAAAAGTTCAGTAATTGGGGCTGGTTCAGTTGTTACAAAAGATATTGAACCTTTTTCAGTAGTTGGTGGAGTTCCTGCTAAACTTATAAAAAAGCGAAAATAG
- a CDS encoding putative metal-dependent hydrolase (PFAM: Putative cyclase): protein MKFLSYLLNSETPTYGNRNRFEIEKKSSILNGDVANDSSISTTTHIGTHLDMPFHFHQNGQTITDFSADFWFFNQPIFIEIQPKDFLIYDDVIEQLEKINERDSDILIIKTGICHFREEEKFWKENYGFSEKLYDYLISNFPKIRIIGFDSISISSFQNRIEGRKAHKKFLNPEKPILILEDMDLRNVKTLSKIFVSPLRIENSDGIPCTVFGE, encoded by the coding sequence GTGAAATTTTTATCCTATCTTTTAAATTCAGAAACTCCAACTTATGGAAATAGAAACAGGTTTGAGATTGAAAAAAAGAGTTCTATTTTGAATGGAGATGTTGCAAATGACTCTTCAATTTCCACAACAACTCATATTGGAACACATCTTGATATGCCTTTTCATTTTCACCAAAATGGTCAAACAATTACAGATTTTTCAGCAGATTTTTGGTTTTTTAATCAACCTATTTTTATTGAAATTCAGCCCAAAGATTTCTTGATTTACGATGATGTCATTGAACAGTTAGAGAAAATAAATGAGAGAGATTCCGATATACTTATTATCAAAACGGGAATTTGTCATTTTCGAGAAGAAGAAAAATTTTGGAAAGAGAATTACGGTTTTTCAGAAAAACTTTATGATTATTTAATTTCCAATTTTCCAAAAATTAGAATTATTGGTTTTGACTCAATTTCAATTTCTAGTTTTCAAAATCGAATTGAAGGTCGAAAAGCTCATAAAAAGTTTTTGAATCCAGAAAAACCTATTTTAATTTTGGAAGATATGGATTTAAGAAATGTAAAAACTCTTTCTAAAATTTTTGTTTCTCCTCTACGAATTGAAAATTCAGATGGAATTCCTTGCACAGTCTTTGGAGAATAA
- a CDS encoding sugar O-acyltransferase, sialic acid O-acetyltransferase NeuD family (PFAM: Bacterial transferase hexapeptide (three repeats)~TIGRFAM: sugar O-acyltransferase, sialic acid O-acetyltransferase NeuD family): MNSKKDKIILIGGGGHCKSVIDVIESENKFQILGILDDDESKIGTYILGYKILGTGEDLAKFKNQTDFAIVTIGQVKNPEPRIRYFKLAQDLGFFLPKIVSPFAIVSRHAKIGNGTVVMHGAIVNASAKVGENSILNSKSLVEHDAIVENSCHISTGAILNGGVLVGENSFIGSGAVCREYTEIPKQSFIKANSIYKG; encoded by the coding sequence TTGAATTCTAAAAAAGATAAAATAATCTTAATTGGTGGTGGCGGACACTGTAAATCTGTAATTGATGTTATTGAGAGTGAAAACAAATTCCAAATTCTAGGCATTCTTGACGATGATGAAAGTAAGATTGGAACTTATATTCTCGGATACAAAATTTTAGGAACTGGTGAAGATTTAGCTAAATTTAAAAATCAAACTGATTTTGCAATAGTAACGATTGGGCAAGTCAAAAATCCAGAACCAAGAATTCGATATTTTAAATTGGCACAAGATTTAGGCTTCTTTTTACCTAAAATAGTTTCGCCATTTGCAATTGTTTCAAGACATGCAAAAATTGGAAATGGAACAGTTGTTATGCATGGTGCGATTGTAAATGCCTCCGCAAAAGTCGGTGAAAACTCTATTTTAAATTCTAAATCACTTGTTGAACATGATGCGATTGTTGAAAACAGTTGCCATATTTCTACTGGTGCAATTTTAAACGGCGGAGTTCTTGTTGGCGAAAATAGTTTTATCGGTAGCGGTGCAGTTTGTCGAGAATATACAGAAATTCCAAAACAGAGTTTTATAAAAGCAAACTCAATTTACAAAGGATAA
- a CDS encoding nucleoside-diphosphate-sugar epimerase (PFAM: NAD dependent epimerase/dehydratase family) codes for MKKAIIFGGSGFLGSYVAEELLKRKYRVVIADVLEPENKNIEFHKIDILDKEKVFEIVKGADFVYNFIAISNLDDAIHKPIQTMNINVLGNMNILEACRENGKIERFIYASSAYALSEDGSFYGISKRTSEKVIEEYQKRYGLKYTIIRYGSVYGEKASHNNYIYNLISDAMKTGKLVYKGDGEDIREYIHAKDTAKLSVDILENSDFENEHVILTGIEKMKRIELLTMINEILGNRFEIVNIDRNHLGHYKITPYSFNPTVGKKLVANPFMDLGQGLLELIQNISDEKE; via the coding sequence TTGAAAAAAGCTATTATTTTTGGCGGGAGTGGATTTCTTGGAAGTTATGTCGCAGAGGAACTTTTAAAAAGAAAATATAGAGTTGTAATTGCGGATGTTTTAGAACCAGAAAATAAAAATATTGAATTTCACAAAATAGATATTTTGGACAAAGAAAAAGTTTTTGAAATTGTCAAAGGAGCTGATTTTGTTTATAACTTTATCGCAATTTCAAATCTTGATGATGCAATTCACAAACCTATCCAGACAATGAATATTAATGTTTTAGGAAATATGAATATTTTAGAAGCTTGTCGAGAAAATGGAAAAATTGAAAGATTTATCTATGCTTCAAGTGCTTATGCTCTTTCAGAAGATGGCTCTTTTTATGGAATTTCAAAGCGAACAAGTGAAAAAGTAATTGAAGAATACCAAAAAAGATACGGCTTAAAATACACAATTATTCGATACGGTTCAGTTTATGGCGAAAAAGCAAGTCATAATAATTATATTTATAACTTGATTTCTGATGCAATGAAAACAGGAAAATTGGTTTATAAAGGCGACGGTGAAGATATTCGCGAATATATTCATGCAAAAGATACCGCAAAACTTTCAGTTGATATTTTGGAAAACAGTGATTTTGAAAATGAACATGTAATTTTAACAGGAATTGAAAAGATGAAGCGAATTGAACTTTTAACAATGATAAATGAAATTTTGGGAAACAGATTTGAAATTGTCAATATTGATAGAAATCATCTTGGACACTACAAAATTACACCATATTCGTTCAATCCGACAGTTGGAAAAAAACTTGTTGCTAATCCATTTATGGATTTAGGTCAAGGACTGCTCGAATTGATTCAAAATATTTCAGATGAGAAAGAGTAA
- a CDS encoding 3-deoxy-D-manno-octulosonate cytidylyltransferase (PFAM: Cytidylyltransferase~TIGRFAM: 3-deoxy-D-manno-octulosonate cytidylyltransferase) yields MNNIAIIPARMGSSRFPGKPMAEILGMPMIGHCYFRSKMSQSLSEVYIATPDKVIFDYATSIGAKAVMTSDKHERASDRCAEAMLKIEEETGNRVDIMVLVQGDEPLTFPEMIDQAIEPVVKNEAKITNLVANLETVEEFEDPNEVKVVMDKNNNALYFSREPIPSRKKGVLDVPMKKQVCVIPYERDFLIEYNEMTPTPLEIVESVDMMRILENGQKVKMVDTEFITKAVDTPEDLVRVVKMMKDDKLKDKYL; encoded by the coding sequence ATGAATAATATAGCAATTATTCCAGCAAGAATGGGTTCAAGTCGTTTTCCAGGAAAACCAATGGCAGAAATTTTAGGTATGCCAATGATTGGACACTGCTATTTTCGTAGCAAAATGAGTCAAAGTTTGAGCGAAGTTTATATCGCAACACCTGATAAAGTGATTTTTGACTATGCGACATCAATTGGTGCAAAAGCAGTTATGACAAGTGATAAGCATGAAAGAGCTTCAGATCGATGTGCCGAAGCAATGTTAAAAATTGAAGAAGAGACAGGAAACCGAGTTGATATTATGGTTCTTGTGCAAGGCGACGAACCTTTAACTTTTCCTGAAATGATTGATCAGGCTATCGAACCAGTTGTTAAAAATGAGGCAAAAATTACAAATCTTGTTGCAAATTTAGAAACAGTTGAAGAGTTTGAAGACCCGAATGAAGTAAAAGTTGTGATGGATAAAAACAATAATGCACTCTATTTTTCTCGAGAACCAATTCCAAGCCGAAAAAAAGGTGTCTTAGATGTTCCAATGAAAAAACAAGTTTGTGTAATTCCGTATGAACGAGATTTTTTGATTGAATACAATGAAATGACTCCAACACCACTTGAAATTGTCGAGTCTGTTGATATGATGAGAATTCTTGAAAACGGGCAAAAAGTGAAAATGGTTGATACTGAATTTATCACAAAAGCAGTTGATACTCCAGAGGATTTAGTGAGAGTTGTCAAAATGATGAAAGACGACAAACTCAAAGATAAATACTTATAG
- a CDS encoding signal transduction histidine kinase (PFAM: Response regulator receiver domain; Histidine kinase-, DNA gyrase B-, and HSP90-like ATPase) translates to MKNSRKKLNRFDSKKLYKYTHQLRLLYVDDSKTARRFFETILKPYFKEIDLAEDGDVGLQIFNKKRNDIVITDINMPNLSGIEMARFIKRIDHNTPVILTTSFSEEHFLIESIKIGVNGYIKKSANPEELLETVYESAKILFQQIELEKREKIMIQQSKLSSMGELLINIAHQWRQPLNFMGLTLEDLRGTYEDGELDGEYLEGVISDTNKFLRNMSETIDQFANYFAPEHTKERFKVVDAVKEALKMQGISAEGSKIGTFLEISETLQLNTYRQSFVQTLMHILKNSKEAIERTNPEEALIQIKAMKIDRGLDEKFIIEICDTGGGIDEDIEAKIFDPYFTTQFQTQGRGMGLYISKITVEEHLLGHLTASNKTFFLNGQDLRGACLKIELS, encoded by the coding sequence ATGAAAAACAGTAGAAAAAAATTAAATCGTTTTGATAGCAAAAAGTTATACAAATATACACATCAGCTACGACTTCTTTATGTTGATGATTCAAAAACAGCTCGAAGATTTTTTGAAACAATCTTAAAGCCATATTTTAAAGAGATAGATTTAGCAGAAGATGGTGATGTTGGTCTTCAGATTTTTAACAAAAAAAGAAATGATATTGTTATTACTGATATTAATATGCCAAATTTGAGTGGAATTGAGATGGCTCGTTTTATAAAACGGATAGATCACAACACTCCAGTTATTCTAACAACCTCTTTTAGTGAAGAGCATTTTTTAATTGAATCTATTAAAATTGGTGTAAATGGTTACATTAAAAAGAGTGCAAATCCTGAAGAGCTTCTTGAAACTGTTTATGAGAGTGCAAAAATTCTTTTTCAACAAATAGAACTTGAGAAGAGAGAAAAAATTATGATCCAGCAGTCAAAACTCTCTTCAATGGGTGAATTGTTAATTAATATTGCACATCAATGGCGACAACCACTAAATTTCATGGGTCTGACACTTGAGGATTTACGGGGAACTTATGAAGATGGTGAGCTTGATGGAGAATATCTTGAAGGTGTGATTTCGGACACAAATAAATTTCTAAGAAATATGTCTGAAACAATTGATCAATTTGCAAACTATTTTGCTCCTGAACACACAAAAGAGAGATTTAAAGTTGTTGATGCTGTAAAAGAGGCATTAAAAATGCAGGGAATTAGTGCAGAAGGTTCAAAAATTGGGACTTTTTTAGAAATTTCTGAAACTTTACAATTGAACACATATCGACAAAGTTTTGTTCAAACACTGATGCATATTTTGAAAAACAGCAAAGAGGCGATTGAAAGAACAAATCCAGAAGAGGCACTCATTCAAATTAAGGCAATGAAAATTGATCGTGGGCTTGACGAAAAATTTATTATCGAAATTTGCGATACTGGTGGAGGAATTGATGAAGATATTGAGGCAAAGATTTTTGACCCATATTTCACAACTCAATTTCAGACTCAAGGTAGAGGAATGGGACTTTACATTAGCAAAATTACAGTAGAAGAACATCTTTTAGGACACTTGACGGCAAGTAATAAGACATTCTTTTTAAACGGTCAAGATTTACGAGGTGCTTGTTTAAAAATAGAACTTTCATGA
- a CDS encoding hypothetical protein (PFAM: Formylglycine-generating sulfatase enzyme) has translation MQFLILANFILFISGCSFNESEIEEPKIILQESIVVEESFKPVSIRDGLIEMERDNRGDYIVPAMVLIENGEFEMGDSLGIGNSSELPVHKVKFNYEFFIGKYEVTFDEYEKFAKATKRRISAPFIEKDFPITEVSFEDAKAYANWLSEKTGDKYRLPTEAEWEFVARAGTKERFFFGNSTKDLGHYAVFENETHPNRIGEKLPNQLNIYDLIGNVWEWCEDWYVEDYSQATRDGSAYKIQTDSRVVRGGSWNDVRDNLRVTTRTGFPQTVKMNDTGFRLVMEISE, from the coding sequence ATGCAATTTTTAATACTAGCAAACTTTATTCTATTTATTTCTGGCTGTTCTTTTAATGAAAGTGAGATCGAAGAACCAAAAATTATTCTACAAGAGAGCATAGTTGTAGAGGAGAGTTTTAAACCAGTCTCAATTAGGGATGGTTTAATTGAGATGGAGAGAGATAATCGTGGTGATTACATAGTTCCCGCAATGGTTCTTATTGAAAATGGTGAATTTGAGATGGGAGATTCTCTTGGAATTGGAAATAGTAGCGAACTGCCTGTTCATAAAGTTAAATTTAATTATGAGTTTTTTATTGGAAAATATGAAGTTACTTTTGATGAGTATGAAAAATTTGCAAAAGCGACAAAAAGAAGAATTTCTGCACCTTTTATTGAAAAAGATTTTCCAATTACAGAAGTGAGTTTTGAAGATGCAAAAGCATATGCAAATTGGTTGAGTGAGAAAACAGGTGATAAATATCGACTTCCAACTGAAGCGGAATGGGAATTTGTAGCTCGGGCAGGAACAAAAGAGAGATTCTTTTTTGGAAATAGCACAAAAGATTTAGGACACTATGCGGTTTTTGAAAACGAGACACATCCAAATCGAATTGGTGAAAAATTGCCAAATCAATTAAATATTTACGACCTTATCGGTAATGTTTGGGAGTGGTGTGAAGATTGGTATGTTGAGGATTATTCACAAGCAACAAGAGATGGAAGTGCTTACAAGATTCAGACTGATAGCCGAGTTGTTCGGGGGGGTTCTTGGAATGATGTTCGGGACAATTTAAGAGTTACAACAAGAACTGGATTTCCGCAAACTGTAAAAATGAATGATACTGGATTTCGTCTTGTTATGGAAATTTCAGAGTAG
- a CDS encoding ATPase involved in chromosome partitioning (PFAM: CobQ/CobB/MinD/ParA nucleotide binding domain), translating to MGKVISFANFQNSSGKTTFIIETAKTLQRSGKTSILIDFDPKGDLSREFGISQRDSILQIISRQKDFHDVIQKTEFENTLLLPSSLKLAKTTNEDLKGINEIISYLNGKFDYIMIDTPPYSLPILSKTLEISERVISPVVFNKLTLYKTEKFLNFATNEKVKLVPNKYSDYDIPFFANMLKDHKELFIEKNSHFVKIDENFRGDWLTLIDF from the coding sequence ATGGGAAAAGTAATATCTTTCGCAAACTTCCAGAACTCTTCTGGAAAAACAACTTTTATAATTGAGACTGCGAAAACTCTTCAGCGGTCTGGAAAAACAAGCATTTTAATTGACTTTGATCCAAAAGGTGATTTAAGCAGAGAATTTGGAATTTCTCAAAGGGATTCTATTCTTCAAATAATTTCTCGACAAAAAGATTTTCATGATGTTATTCAAAAAACAGAGTTTGAAAACACTCTTCTTTTGCCGTCAAGCTTAAAACTTGCAAAAACAACAAATGAAGACTTAAAAGGTATCAATGAAATCATAAGCTATTTAAATGGAAAATTTGATTATATTATGATTGATACTCCACCGTATTCATTGCCAATTTTGTCAAAAACTTTAGAGATTTCAGAAAGAGTGATTTCTCCAGTCGTATTTAATAAATTGACACTTTATAAAACAGAGAAGTTTTTAAATTTTGCAACAAATGAGAAAGTGAAACTTGTGCCGAACAAATATAGCGATTATGATATTCCATTTTTTGCAAATATGTTGAAAGATCACAAAGAACTTTTTATCGAGAAAAATTCACACTTTGTAAAGATTGATGAAAATTTTCGCGGAGATTGGCTAACACTAATCGATTTTTAA
- a CDS encoding thiamine-phosphate pyrophosphorylase (PFAM: Thiamine monophosphate synthase/TENI~TIGRFAM: thiamine-phosphate pyrophosphorylase), whose amino-acid sequence MNLNLSGLYAITDEVLTPDSSVVEKVKEALGKGVKIFQYRNKSAKDGEIFEVVKELRDLIDKENGLFILNDRVELAEKVKAHGVHVGEDDLDISEVKKIFSGFVGVSCYGDIDRAKEMEKSGADYVAFGSFFKSPTKPKSYTVPLEVLSKAKNELSIPICAIGGINSENISKIREHNPDIISLVSGIFSGDISENIENLS is encoded by the coding sequence ATGAATTTAAATTTATCAGGACTCTATGCAATTACCGATGAGGTCTTGACACCAGATAGCAGTGTTGTGGAAAAAGTGAAAGAGGCTTTGGGAAAAGGTGTGAAAATTTTCCAATACAGAAATAAAAGTGCAAAAGATGGTGAGATATTTGAAGTTGTAAAAGAGCTTCGAGACCTCATCGACAAAGAAAACGGACTTTTTATTTTAAATGATAGAGTTGAACTTGCAGAAAAAGTAAAAGCACATGGTGTTCATGTTGGAGAAGATGATTTAGATATTTCTGAAGTTAAAAAGATTTTTTCAGGTTTTGTCGGAGTCTCTTGTTACGGAGATATTGATAGAGCAAAAGAGATGGAAAAATCTGGTGCTGATTATGTTGCTTTTGGAAGTTTTTTTAAATCGCCAACAAAACCAAAATCCTACACTGTTCCATTGGAAGTTTTGTCAAAAGCAAAAAATGAACTCTCAATTCCGATTTGTGCAATTGGTGGAATCAATTCTGAAAATATTTCAAAAATTCGAGAACATAATCCAGATATCATCTCTCTTGTGAGTGGGATTTTCAGCGGAGATATTTCAGAAAATATAGAAAACCTGAGTTAA
- a CDS encoding 2,4-dihydroxyhept-2-ene-1,7-dioic acid aldolase (PFAM: HpcH/HpaI aldolase/citrate lyase family; PemK-like protein) produces the protein MSLKQKLKNNELTIGSWITIGNPAVVEIMATGGFDWLCIDMEHTTIDLSEAKILISTIQAKKIKALVRVSKNEEVIIKKVMDMGADGVIVPMVKNEKEAKEAVSYVKYPPEGNRGVGLYRAQGYGTEFEKYKKWVSEESVIIAQIEHIEAVENIDEILAVDGIDGTIVGPYDLSGSMGTPGEYHRDEVKDAIEKVRIACEKNKIPYGFHVIESNPDKFIQRMNEGCTFLAYSLDFFFLGDSVRDGKKMIEFPNRAKINSWSLIQQQVSEKRQINFKEREVWFANIGHNVGNEIYGKGEEFLRPVLILKKFTHNTFLGIPLTTQKQRNKHYSFKFEFKDKTNFAVFNQTKTFDSRRLKYKSGTINLEIFESLRRKFRDLF, from the coding sequence ATGAGCTTAAAACAGAAATTAAAAAACAATGAATTGACAATTGGTTCTTGGATCACAATTGGAAATCCTGCCGTTGTTGAAATTATGGCAACAGGTGGATTTGATTGGCTTTGTATTGATATGGAACATACAACAATTGATTTGAGTGAAGCAAAAATTTTGATTTCAACAATTCAGGCAAAAAAGATCAAGGCACTTGTCCGAGTTAGTAAAAATGAAGAGGTCATAATTAAAAAAGTGATGGATATGGGTGCTGATGGTGTGATTGTGCCAATGGTGAAAAATGAGAAAGAAGCAAAAGAGGCTGTAAGCTATGTCAAATATCCACCAGAAGGAAATCGCGGAGTTGGACTTTATCGTGCTCAAGGATACGGGACAGAATTTGAAAAGTATAAAAAATGGGTAAGCGAAGAATCTGTAATTATTGCTCAAATTGAACATATTGAAGCTGTTGAAAATATTGATGAAATCTTAGCAGTTGATGGAATTGACGGAACAATTGTCGGACCTTATGATCTTTCTGGAAGCATGGGAACTCCTGGGGAATACCATCGCGATGAGGTCAAAGATGCAATTGAAAAAGTGCGAATTGCTTGTGAAAAAAACAAAATTCCTTATGGTTTCCATGTGATTGAATCAAATCCAGATAAATTTATTCAAAGAATGAACGAGGGTTGCACATTTCTAGCTTACAGTTTAGACTTCTTTTTTCTTGGTGATTCTGTTAGAGATGGAAAAAAGATGATTGAGTTTCCGAATAGAGCAAAAATAAATAGTTGGAGCTTAATTCAACAACAAGTTTCTGAAAAAAGGCAAATTAATTTCAAAGAGAGAGAAGTCTGGTTTGCAAATATTGGACATAATGTTGGAAATGAAATCTATGGAAAAGGTGAAGAGTTTTTAAGACCTGTTTTAATTTTAAAGAAATTTACACACAACACATTTTTGGGAATTCCTTTAACAACACAAAAGCAGAGAAATAAACACTACTCTTTTAAATTTGAATTTAAAGACAAAACAAATTTTGCTGTTTTTAATCAAACAAAAACTTTTGATTCTAGAAGATTAAAATACAAATCTGGAACAATAAATTTAGAAATTTTTGAAAGTTTAAGAAGAAAATTTAGAGATTTGTTTTAG